DNA from Alnus glutinosa chromosome 2, dhAlnGlut1.1, whole genome shotgun sequence:
GCATTGTCTTTCATACTTGAGCATCactatattgaaaaaaaaaaaaaaaaatttgtttttggatgaattatattgataatttttatgTAAGCCTTATAACATTATGCACTTATCTTTCCAGTTTTGACAACACTTGTTATATAAGCCTTATAACATACTTGAGCATATTGCATTCAATTTTGGCCTTTTTTGGGGTGTTTTTCACTTAAAAACTGTTGAAGGGATACTATTGATGATTCTTTAGTAAGAATCTTGTCAGTTTAATTCACTCTGGGACATGTTCATGCCATATGGCTGCTTGCAGTTACCAAACCTGAGATGTaagttttatatgtttttaaaaactgGATGGCGCTTTTTATTGTGCATTTCATTATGTCTAACAGCTAATGGTATATCTAAAGGTTCAGATACACCTTGTCTGGCTAATTGTGGGATCAGGCTATGCAACTTTCTTTTCATGGGCAGGTGTCTGAGTGTAGGATGTATTGTTAGAATTGTGAACTCAGAAAACTATAGCTCAATTGCAAAACACATCCATACATCTATTCCTCCAAAAATTATAGTTCCCTTATGATAAATTGATCTCCTTTGAAACAATTAAGCAAATGAAAGTTGTGATTGAGTAAGAAAATGGGTAATGCGGCCCTTGTGGGTTCTGTATAGTGCGCTTCTAATAGTTTTAGGCAGTTTGAGGCATACGCTTCTGTTGCCTCAATATACCCATGATGTTGGTGATTGTGCACTACTGTGATATGAGACCTTATCACTTCTTAGCTTCCAAAATTTTGAAGCAAGAAATCACGAATGATCTAGAATTGAAAGGTTTTGTTTCAGAATGTTTATAAACAAGTTGCAGGAGGCACTCACTTTCCatgaaatttttgtgcttattggcAGACACCCCTTGACTCTTCAGTCGTCGATGTTGCTGTTTTTTGCCTCTCGCTTATGGGGACTAACTTAGCAAGTTACCTCAAAGAAGCACATAGAGTCCTTAAATCACGGTTTGCACCCTATTTTTTCTAAATCTTTCGCACATCACATGATTCGTTTTTCTGTTAAGCCTATCACTTATGCTGGTTGTTTGCAGTGGCTGGCTTTTGATAGCAGAAGTAAGGAGCAGGTTTGATCCTAATACTGGAGGAGCAGACCCAAAAACGTTCTCAAAAGCCGTCTGTGAGCTAGGATTTACCTCTATATTCAAGGTATATTCGTGTTCCTCATCATTTGCCTGATAAGATTGATCCTTTGTGATCAATTGAATCTTTGTGCTCACTTACATGTATATTTGCAGGACTTCTCGaataaaatgtttattttattatacttCAAGAAAAAGGTACATGGCTTCTTGTTATGGTCCTAAGAATTGTCTAAGAAAGATATCTACTTAGGAGCAGTAAATTGAGTTATGCTCATTACCAATTTATCCATCGTTCTTGCTGTAGGATAAGCAAACTTCAAAGAAGACGAAGGAAATTGAATGGCCTGAGCTGAAACCTTGTTTGTACAAGCGCCGCTGACAttgaaagcaattttttttttttttttttttggttgtccTCGCCCGTGGCAGTTAATGTATTATTTACCAAAATTTTCttctatatattaaatttttttttacaaaaattttcttttatatattaattttttttttcaataccttttttttttttttaattgtaatttttatgaAACTTTTATAGAcctacccctctctctctctctctctctctctctctctgccaaGCACACCTTCCTCTATGAGGAATCTGTTTGAATGACGAGTTTCAATCGATCACCTTCCATAAATCCAAGACCATTTCATgaggtgccggcatcgagaaggaatagTATTTCTAGCAttcttctatatataatattaggtTTGTAAGTCCTAGTTTTGTCCTGTCaattttacttgaaattgagagaattcACATCGGTAGTAAaagtttcaaaataataatttattaatggTATGATACAAAAGTTTCTCAAACTAAATTTAAGGCATGAAAGTGCTAAAATTCCACCATTCGAAATTTGCGAGGAATTAGACAGATATATCAAGAGCATAGTTCCCTCGTCGCCCCCTCGGAAGCAGAATTACTAAATACCAGACTTGTATACATGATGAGAGACATTGAAAGGCCTAGAAGCAGCACTCCTCCAACACGCAGCAGCAGCAAAGTGTAGCTAAACTGtaagaggaagaaagagagCAGAGAAAGTTCCTCAGTCTCACTTGTAGAAAAGGTTaaggaaaaatcaaacaatcagtggcttttttttttttcttattcaaataaTCAATAGCCTAACCACATTAAAACGTACCTAGATTAAGAGGATTTGGGCTCAATTCAATGAAGTGCTCATTAATTCCAATTAGTGAGTGATCTCACGTAgaatttattattgaaaacaggTTTGTAAAGGAAAGGTATTCAAGAGTTTATATGCATATGTTGAAGATACCATTTAAGTCATGTGGGGACACTTAAGATCGTAATATATCTCCACTTTTTGCAATAAACGTCCATGATGGCTCACTCTATGACACTGAGGCAATGGTAGCAATTTCTCTTTTGGAGGCTCCACTCACTTATTAATATTCAATTACTTAACATTGTGCCCATACATAGTACCAAGATATTTTAATCCAGCCTATAGGTTGCTCTCTCCGTTACTTAACCAAAATGTTGCAACCCATTCGATCTAATGCTCGACGTGGTGGATGTCTATGACATAAATGATACAAAACTTATGTAAAACTCACACTTGAAAACCAGTTTGTAATGAGAGTTCCCAataacttatatacacatggttaaaaTTATACTTAAGTTATGTGGGATACTTAAAAATTGTATCATAGAGTTATGCCCCTTTGCTTAAGATTTAGTCGGTAACAATATTTGTCTGTTGAACATGGTCCTAGGCTGCTGAGGCTGTTTATTGTAATTTCCCAAGAATCTAGGCCCTGTTGGTCCCATGGCGGACTAAACACCAAAGTTTTATGTCTTTTGTTGCAACAGGGTGTATGTAGGTTCCTAGGTGCAAGCTTGGAAGGGTTAGACCAGGCTTGAAGGGTTGAAATAAGATTGTCCTCGAATTGGATGTGCAGAGTTTCTTCAGGGAAGAATTAATCTAGAGTTTATCAGACTATCGCTCCAAGAGTACTCCCCAAATTGTTACTAGATTTCCTACAAAATCTGTCTTAAAACTGTCTTTATGTATAAAGTAGAGGCATATCATGACCCATTTACATTATCAGCCCTCTAtgaaataaatgaacaagaaaaagTAACTATATTTATCGGCAGATGGAAACAGAAAAGTAACAATATTTATCAGCCCTCTATGAAAGGAATGAACAAGAAaagtaacaagaaaaaaaaaaaaccacactgGAAATTTGTATTGATAGAGAGCACATACCAGCCTCTTAGAAATAAACAGCCACAGTCATCTTCGTACTGCTGATATGGGTGGGAAGGGGGTGGGGGtagaggtggaggtggagggtACCCTTCATAGAAGTACCCTTGATAtcctggtggtggtggtggtggtggtggtggaaaGCCTGGCGGTGGAGGATATGGAGGTGGATACCCTGAATTGCCTCGAGGGGGGTGAACCTCGTGAGAAATATGGTGGTAACTCATTCCTTGCTCGACTGCAGAGTGTAATGTGTGTTACAAGTGAGAGGAGTGTAGAGTGTTCCAATTCTATATAGCATTACCCCAGTGGCACGAAATCTCTTAGGAAGCTTCCCCACTTGCTCTTATTGGAGTCCAAAGAGTGCAAAAAGCAGTCAGCTGTAATTCAACCTAATCCAAGTTTTAGTAAAAAGTTGGGGGATCTCAAAGGCCCCAAGGCAGTTATACAACCACCTTTCAACAATCACATCGTGGGGCTCCATTTTGGTGGATCAAACACCTTTCTTGTTGTTAtcattttgtttatttctgAGTGCCTTTCTTGTTGTTCTAAGTAATTGCGCAAATATAGCTAATGATTTCTTTGCTTGTAGAGAGTGTCTAGGAGCAACAGGCAGTGCAAGCCATTGCTAAATGGCTGAACCTCCAATTCCCCAAGTGGCCTTATCAATGACTCTCAACGTGTAATCAAAATTTAGTCTCTTTATGCGTCAGCATCTTATCCATACTGTGCTAtctaccaaaaaagaaaacgtTTCGCTCATCTGAAGCCCCATTCCATGCGGTGCAACAATAAATATGACATGTATaccagaaaaagaaatgaatattcTACAAATTCTTCACTAACTGACATAACGCATGTAGCACCACGTACGTGGCACTCATGTGGACTGTCTACCTACATGCTCCTTCTCGAAAGTTGTTGATGACTCTAGGGATGGTGACACGGGCTGGACCCATGCACTTGGGCTTGGAAACTGGAAGCTTAGGGATTTTCCTCAGATAACAACTGGTCAACAAAGCAGCCCAAGGAACCTGAATTTCGAAGCCTTTTACCTTCTCAAAAGTTGATGCTGCTAACTGATCTGATTCTTCGTCTATAAACCAGCCCTTAACTAACAGTCTATCACCTGAGGAGCCAACATCTACTTTCCATTCAATCAACCATGAGAGGCACAACTGAAAAAGGAGAACCCCACCAATCATCCACAATCACAGATGAACCACAGCCTAATCAACCTAATTCAGCAGCAGCAACATCATCTTCATACCCACCACCATCGGATGAGGAAACCAAGAAATGGGGCACCCACATCATGGGAGCACCAGCAGCCCCTACTGTACACCCTGACAACCAGAAGGCTGCCTTGTGGACTGCTGCTGATCACCAACCCTATGTCATCTACTCCCCTGTGGACAAGCCAAGCAGCAATCCTTTAGAGCCCGTGATTCACATGTTCAATACCTGGAGCAGGAAAGCTGAGACTATAGCCAGCAACATCTGGCACAACCGTAAGTTCAAAGTCCTAAACTAAATTCAGCCAGAAAGTCTTAGACATGTTTGTTATGTTTGgatattaattaaactaaatttaTCACTTCCTATAGTCTTAAGCTTTTCAGATACAGAGCAAAGGCCCTGAGAACCTTATCTCCATCCATTCACCTcctatttcttttaaatatttcatgtgggcTCAGATAAGTAGTGGTTTGACTAAGCATGATTGGTTTGCAGCTGATAAAATGTGTGACTGTAAAATTTACCAAAGAAACGTCAAACTAAAATGTATGTTCTATGACTCATATGTGTGTTGCATATGAAATTGCAGTTAAAACTGGGCCATCTGTATCAGAAGTCGCGTGGGGGAAAGTGAACCTGACAGCAAAAGCAATAACAGAGGGTGGATTCGAGTCCCTCTATAAGCAGACTTTCCCAACTTATCCAAATGAGAAGCTAAAGAAGACGTTTGCTTGTTACCTCTCCACAGCTACCGGCCCTGTTGCTGGAACCCTATATCTGTCAACAGCTCGTGTGGCTTTCTGCAGCGATCGCCCCTTGTCTTTCATTGCTCCGTCGGGACAAGAAGCTTGGTGCTACTACAAGGTAACATATTTGttgaaataattattagagATTGAAGTGTAATCTAATTgtgaaaaaaatggaaagatgAAAAGAAATTTATGTCAGTAGAAACAATGAGATCAATATATGTCTACTACGCACTAAACTATCCTTATTCATTCACTGACTTCGGTGTCCTTAACAGGTTATGATACCTTTGGAAAATATTAGCACTGTCAACCCTGTGATCATGAGAGAAAATCCAGCAGAGAAGTATATTCAGATGGTCACTACTGATGGCCATGACTTCTGGTTCATGGGTTTCGTTAATTTCGAGAAAGCCTTACATCACCTCTTAAATAGTGTATCAGATTTCAAAGCGCGCAATAGTTGTTAGATAGCAGATCTTCATCCTCTTCAAAATCTTTATGTTCTCTGTTTGTTGTTGATTTCTCTGTGTGTACATAGAGGGCAACAGTGTGAGTCTCAGTTTTGAGATTCACattatcttcctttttcatgtagttttttgttttttactctATCATTTCTATGTATATTTGTTTGTTCTAAACCATTCATGTTTTCATGCCTATTGTAAACTAGTGTTTGGTTGTTAAGATTTGGACTTATTTTGCATGCAAATTCCTATATACAACTGCAATCTTTTCaacttattaaattttgattgtgCATCTAAAATTTCATAAGAGAGtggtgttaaagtattgatgagattattaaattcatctcttcttattaacttaaacttttgagataagtggtggtTTAACATGCAGTAATATTAGAAGCAAGAACACAAAGAATTCATAAGATAAACATTTGAAGACACAGAATAATATATGAAAGTAAGGATCTCAAACCCACTTAAAccagtaaaataaaattgaacgtTGCAGCCATTGATTTTCTTGATTTCATGAATCACAGCAAATCCAAGTTATTGTTGAAGGATAAAGCAAGTTTCCAGGGGCAGAGGAAAGCAAAGAATCATGAGACAAGTTGCTTGCTTATTCTGTTAAAGTCTCACACATCGCTATGGTTTACTAGCCCTAAGTTGTTTCTAAGCTATTGTGTCAAATTCTCTCTCAAGACGTCTTTTAAGAGTGAATATGGCCTATGggcttttacatggtatcaaaattaCAGGTTTATTGCAATAATTGACatttccctcccgttgttgtcTATGTGTTTGACCATTAGTTGTCACGAGTGAGAAGATGTGTTGAAATGTCCTacattattaagattttttttcacttgggcactttataagtcatgatGTTCATTTCTCTCTCAGGACCTCTTTTGAGAGGCCCATAGACTTTCACAGATTCATACTGTAACCGTTTCACCATCAATACGCTTGAGAGGGTGTGTTGAAATGTCCTACATCGTTATGATTTTTttcacttggactttataagtcatgatATTCCTTCCTTTCTCAGGACCCCTTTTGAGAGGCCCATGGACTTTCACTGATTCATACCGTAACCGTTTCACCATCAATGGGAAATTCTAGTGAGGACTCAATCTTCATTGGCTTCTACCTCAGCAAAACCCACAATTGCTGCTCCATCAGTTCAAAACATATCCAGAAAAAACTTCTCTTCATGCATAGTTAATTAAGAAGGCTAAATGTAGTGTCAGCACAAGTGTACCAAAGCAGTTTATTTatagtatataaatatatatgtccCATATGAAATAACTAACATAATCTATTTCTAAAAATAAGAGGAAACATAAAGACAAGACAATAAAGAACAAGATGAACCATGTGAAAACCAATGGAAGGTACAAGATGTTATATGGAAAATTCTGTCTTGTCCCACATATTTAGCTTATATTCCCTACAATTCTCACGGAATGAGAGAAGGCACCGCATCTAGAGATTCCTAGCAAATTAAGGGTGTCAATTAGAGTTTCTGTATTGAGTTCAGTCTTATCGATTTATGTATATAAGATTAAATATGTTAATTTGAActcaattcatttaattaaacaggtcgaTTCCGCCAACCCTGACACAACCTATTAAATAGGCATGTGACTTAACCCAACCCGCATAATCCGTTTAactaacaaaattttcaattattgagcaTGAAAATGCCATATTTATATAAAGATATTGgcacaaaaattttcaattattgtcCATAAAAATGAATTACActataaaaattatatcttcAGAACTAAAGATAAGACCCAAGGTAATTTTTTGTCTACTTTAAggtttacattttttaatagtaatacatatatatatatatatatatatatatatatatatatatgtttaatttaTACGCATTATAAGGTTACTCATGTATTAAGCGAGTTAACCCTAAATTAACATGTTTATTAATCGTGTCGAATCTTTGTTTGActtgaatttaattttattaaactgCCGTAGGACTTGGTCCTGAAACCTCAGGATTCCGAGTTCCACTCTCATTTTTTCTAGCCAAATTAGGTCAACGAAATCCCAATCCTTTAATATCTGTCTACACCATACATCTTTAAAGACATTTACTCACATGCATGCCTCTCTCTCTAGCCCAACCGACATCAAGCCTTGGGCTCAAGGACAAGTCAATTTCATGAGATCAGACTGCAGCCAAAGTCAAAAGGATGGCGAatgcatttctcttttttcttcctctttacaTTATAGTCCTTCttcccctttgtttttttttttattattattttttattccttttgatTAAGCCAACTAATCTTGGAATGGGTGAACTTTTGACCTTCTTATCAACGGTCTTGAAAACAAACATCATGGGAGGCCGATGGCCACCGACTCTCTGCCTCTACAGAAAAGTCCAATTGCAAATTGTCCAACAAACCCACCAGAAGACAAATTCGGACATCAGAGCCTACCTAGGATTACAAAATAGATTCAATGGAAGATATAAATGCTCACGTGGCAGAGCAATTGACCAACTCAGCACAATTATACTTATACACATTGGAGATTGTCAAATGTCAAtcgttactttttaataaacttTGAAggcttttttaaatcacatttttgaATTGTCAGATCGGCGACGGGGTCTTGCAAAATGTAACACAGAGAAAATAGTCATTGAAAAATTGTCAGTTTTAAGAGATTATGGACGATTCGATGCTTAAGTCCGTAAATTTGAtgagaggaaaaaataaaaagaaattttttgaaagagaatgataaTGATTTCTGGTTTTTGGAGATAGTGGCCCCTTTGAATGAAGGAGATGCTTCTGATTCATTAATACGGTTTCTGAATGCTTGTCACGTGACGGACTATTGGAGTGATTGAGTGGGATACACTGTAAATTTATTGCACCAACAAAGGCTAAGCATTGTCTTATGGAACAAAGGGTGTATGAATAtggtatgtttgttaatgagTTTGGagtattaaaagataaaaagttaaataaaatctggatagttgaaaaaactataatttttttttttttattgctcgttagctagatttttttttatttttttttttaaaaaaagtgtttaggtgcaatataaaagtgaaaattattcttatgttttgaacagtatttttatattttgagttgattattaatttatttgtaaaacaaaaaataaggaaatgTGCACCGATAAACAAATAATACTAAATAAACTTCTAGAAACAAATAAGAGctatagaagaaaagaaaaaagaaacaaaataaatcaataaataaataaaaaggtaacGCCTTATTGCCATTTTCAAAGTGTGAATGGTTAATTACTTTACTTTAAATCCAAATGAAGGCCAATTGTCAAATACAAACAAGGCAATGAGGAAGAAGAATCTTTGACAATAAACATCTCACAACAATTTATTAACTGCTTATTGCTTAAATAGATTCTTTTATAGCACGTGCTTGAGAGAAAATTAGGCtaataagaaattattattattattaagaaatGACTTTTCACTATGTCATCAAATTGCTATTCgacttaattttaattttttttatgagaaataaagtaaatatagaccgctaaaaatattataacgtatatgctgtaatttttttaccGTATGTAAGCCAAATCCTTTATATTTGGATTCTAATAACCATGTACATCTTTTATGATCCAATAAAATGCTTTTCCCATTCAAAAG
Protein-coding regions in this window:
- the LOC133859910 gene encoding protein CYSTEINE-RICH TRANSMEMBRANE MODULE 11-like yields the protein MSYHHISHEVHPPRGNSGYPPPYPPPPGFPPPPPPPPPGYQGYFYEGYPPPPPLPPPPSHPYQQYEDDCGCLFLRGCLATLCCCCVLEECCF
- the LOC133861024 gene encoding GEM-like protein 5, whose amino-acid sequence is MRGTTEKGEPHQSSTITDEPQPNQPNSAAATSSSYPPPSDEETKKWGTHIMGAPAAPTVHPDNQKAALWTAADHQPYVIYSPVDKPSSNPLEPVIHMFNTWSRKAETIASNIWHNLKTGPSVSEVAWGKVNLTAKAITEGGFESLYKQTFPTYPNEKLKKTFACYLSTATGPVAGTLYLSTARVAFCSDRPLSFIAPSGQEAWCYYKVMIPLENISTVNPVIMRENPAEKYIQMVTTDGHDFWFMGFVNFEKALHHLLNSVSDFKARNSC